A stretch of the Capsicum annuum cultivar UCD-10X-F1 chromosome 8, UCD10Xv1.1, whole genome shotgun sequence genome encodes the following:
- the LOC107839512 gene encoding GDSL esterase/lipase At1g54790 translates to MASPTTCFLHILAIFFICLPLANTIDFNYPAVFNFGDSNSDTGGLVAGVGDRLEPPNGQTYFKNPSGRFCDGRLIIDFLMDAMDLPFLNSYLDSLAAPSFRRGANFAAAGSTILPATASSVSPFSFGIQVSQFFRFKNRVSEIQAKTRKYDKYIPAQDFFQKGLYMFDIGQNDLAGGFYSKTLDQILASIPTILTEFEDGLKRLYDLGARNFWVHNTGPLGCLGQNIAKFGTDASKLDELGCVSSHNQAAKILNLQLYALCKKLQGQYSDANITHVDIFSIKSNLIANYSRNGFEQPLMACCGYGGPPLNYDSRIACGQTKVLDGNNVTAKACNDSSEYINWDGIHYTETANQFVASQILTGKYSDPPFADKMPFLLKLKF, encoded by the exons ATGGCTTCTCCAACCACTTGTTTCCTCCACATTCTTGCTATCTTCTTCATTTGTTTGCCCCTGGCTAATACCATAGATTTCAATTACCCTGCTGTATTCAACTTTGGTGATTCAAATTCTGATACTGGAGGCCTTGTTGCAGGCGTTGGTGATCGTCTAGAGCCACCTAATGGGCAAACTTACTTCAAGAATCCATCTGGGAGGTTCTGTGATGGCCGACTAATCATCGATTTCTTGA TGGATGCGATGGACTTGCCATTCTTGAACTCCTATTTGGACTCCCTTGCTGCACCAAGTTTCAGAAGAGGAGCTAACTTTGCAGCTGCTGGTTCAACCATACTTCCTGCCACTGCATCATCTGTTAGCCCTTTTTCATTTGGGATTCAAGTTTCTCAGTTTTTCAGGTTCAAGAATCGGGTTTCCGAAATTCAAGCAAAGA CCAGGAAGTATGATAAGTACATTCCAGCTCAAGATTTTTTCCAGAAAGGACTTTATATGTTCGACATAGGCCAGAATGATCTTGCTGGTGGATTTTACTCCAAGACATTGGATCAAATCCTAGCTTCAATTCCAACTATTCTTACAGAATTTGAAGATGGTCTCAAG AGATTGTATGACCTAGGGGCCAGAAACTTCTGGGTTCATAACACAGGTCCACTGGGGTGCTTAGGTCAGAATATTGCCAAATTTGGAACAGATGCATCAAAGTTGGATGAACTAGGATGTGTTAGCTCACATAATCAAGCTGCGAAAATTTTGAACCTGCAGCTTTACGCCCTCTGCAAGAAGCTTCAGGGCCAGTATTCAGATGCAAATATCAcacatgttgatattttctccATCAAGTCTAATCTGATTGCAAACTATTCTCGAAATG GATTTGAGCAGCCACTAATGGCTTGCTGTGGATATGGAGGACCTCCACTTAACTATGACAGCAGGATCGCCTGTGGTCAGACAAAGGTGTTGGATGGAAACAATGTCACGGCCAAAGCATGCAATGACAGTAGTGAATATATCAACTGGGATGGGATACACTACACAGAAACTGCAAACCAGTTTGTCGCCTCACAAATTCTCACCGGAAAATACTCTGATCCACCCTTTGCAGACAAGATGCCTTTCCTTCTAAAACTAAAGTTCTGA